A portion of the Oryzias melastigma strain HK-1 linkage group LG1, ASM292280v2, whole genome shotgun sequence genome contains these proteins:
- the zgc:112980 gene encoding uncharacterized protein zgc:112980 has protein sequence MCSAGESREIIILSDDDEEEEDSEKDSENNQSCLIIEDEKITDEFLHSDSPVLPSASDEDLVVTFSRRADVLPHARYDCPIHPFTAADCETAAPLTSNQLICDQCFCYICDKLASSCAMWTCSGQCHCNGHKKSEFWNNLRNNFLLGELKMFNLSLSEIDSHLRHAEIMLQNFRKEVSTVFSSFILGKIIQQNSQQHEVIHDYMPVFNFVTSFLNQADKQNIRAAALMNLGAAEVFMKHFQVPGPTGPSPLSNASNAKLVLLQRVIRSMQRLVVVANLPPGFVQKLQNFYQTAIHFPADIKSMKNSLSIRSWDDVLLVSVLKGQNVSGVRKDKGKKTHLAEEMSVVLLRSELLQHQRRYRELCRYLKVVQTDDSARFQKLQDLIPFFLCMQGDLTEAMTSLFPSVNAPACRFSPLLFLVYLRIFQTATAPKLVVSQPEQLSCPNAVWESIKDAAPLKCVELVKFALKAQRCSAAVYTDSHCWTSLLTIVNSSTAFPQPSPEFLHESRHVVKSVLFDHQNSNVTIPRSFYEVYPHQALLLLVSGALSFRILNGALCPALPVINTFKDNMWAFRWMFENLSVSKERVQSFYQEVTQEVTNSTGSPLAFNLIPS, from the exons ATGTGCTCTGCTGGAGAGAGCAGAGAAATAATCATCCtcagtgatgatgatgaggaggaggaggattctGAAAAAGACTCTGAGAATAACCAGTCGTGCCTCATTATAGAAGATGAGAAGATAACAG ATGAATTCTTGCATTCAGACTCTCCGGTACTTCCAAGTGCCTCAGATGAGGACTTGGTGGTGACCTTCTCCCGCCGGGCCGATGTTCTGCCTCACGCACGTTATGACTGTCCCATCCATCCTTTCAC AGCTGCAGACTGTGAGACGGCCGCTCCTCTGACCAGTAACCAGCTCATTTGTGATCAGTGCTTCTGCTACATCTGTGATAAGCTGGCTTCATCG TGTGCGATGTGGACGTGCAGTGGACAGTGTCACTGTAACGGCCACAAGAAAAGTGAATTCTGGAACAATCTCAGAAACAATTTTCTGCTGGGAGAACTTAAGATGTTCAACCTCTCTCTGTCAGAAATAGACTCTCATCTCCGACATGCAG AAATTATGCTTCAGAACTTCAGAAAAGAGGTGTCAACAGTCTTCTcgtcttttattttgggaaaaatcATACAACAGAATAGTCAGCAACATGAAGTCATCCATGA ttacaTGCCGGTTTTCAACTTTGTGACTTCATTTCTGAACCAAGCAGATAAGCAGAACATCAGAGCAGCGGCTTTAATGAACCTGGGAGCTGCTGAAGTGTTTATGAAGCATTTTCAAGTACCAGG accCACAGGACCGTCTCCACTGTCTAACGCTTCAAATGCCAAGTTGGTGTTACTGCAGAG agtaaTAAGATCCATGCAGAGGCTTgttgttgtggctaatttaccTCCAGGATTCGtccaaaagctgcagaatttTTACCAGACAGCAATACATTTCCCAGCTGACATAAAGAGCATGAAGAACAG CTTGAGCATTCGCTCCTGGGACGACGTCCTGCTGGTGTCTGTGCTGAAGGGTCAGAACGTATCGGGCGTCCGGAAAGACAAAGGCAAGAAGACCCATCTGGCAGAGGAGATGTCTGTGGTTTTACTGAGGAGTGAGCTGCTTCAGCACCAGCGCAG GTACAGGGAGTTGTGTCGATACCTGAAAGTCGTCCAGACCGACGATTCTGCACG gtttcaGAAGCTACAAGACCTCATTCCCTTTTTCCTGTGCATGCAAGGAGACTTGACAGAAGCAATGACCAGCTTGTTCCCGTCAGTCAACGCTCCCGCCTGCCGCTTCTCTCCTCTACTCTTTCTTGTGTATCTTCGCATTTTCCAAACGGCCACGGCGCCAAAGCTGGTGGTGAGCCAGCCGGAGCAGCTCTCCTGCCCCAATGCAGTCTGGGAGTCCATTAAAG ATGCTGCTCCTCTGAAGTGTGTGGAGCTGGTGAAGTTTGCTCTCAAGGCTCAGAGATGTTCTGCTGCTGTCTACACGGAT TCTCATTGTTGGACCAGTTTACTCACCATTGTCAACTCGTCCACTGCTTTCCCCCAACCCAGCCCGGAGTTTCTTCAC GAGTCTCGGCATGTTGTGAAATCTGTACTTTTTGACCATCAGAATTCCAACGTGACAATCCCACGATCCTTTTATGAG GTGTACCCACATCAGGCCTTGCTGCTGTTGGTGTCTGGAGCTTTAAGTTTCAGAATCCTCAATGGCGCCCTGTGTCCAGCTCTACCTGTGATCAACACGTTTAAG GACAACATGTGGGCTTTTAGATGGATGTTTGAAAACTTGTCTGTCAGTAAAGAGCGAGTCCAGTCCTTCTACCAGGAGGTCACACAGGAGGTGACAAACTCAACAG GCTCTCCACTGGCTTTCAATCTCATCCCCTCTTAA
- the smcr8b gene encoding guanine nucleotide exchange protein smcr8b — MIGSPDLLAFTSADEFEEGGREQGLPEELSVPLSPPRDPWSTKAQFHRDFILVAEFSEQVGPKPVLTIPDDQRVIGSFDLNHFSVRIMSVDYQASGPGLTPPTSPGPRLNFSEDSKVILGDSAEDAFVYVHHVTLYDLETRGMVRPFCMAYICSDQMKLMENFCELSAGFSQASESLKTGNRQAFSSELQRKLQELEYRRRTLLQDGNGSTEGGRKSDDLEGVERSILNNRELLRQVMSYPNRKLGEPDFLPYDPADSLTDPTALLPVEPCPSSLLTSITSERSLKPLQELCNDYFLSLMKEQLVDTERRLRRDRSVLRTTSITQSLSRKLRLTNFLFEAWSPEDADEDEGKGADAATHRAAGGKSSPEDIYSEPNRKEVFFSCVEELPIKLEAGEAGRVTPDPSATEMTGSVSSGDSIEVLGTEKSYRTQPGVVGSVRREVQLGRVDVCLRHAAVDTGVRRVQASAKRANSEDSIEVLSTTESIIPEDLTAITEEEAEALSLTNGFGNEDCSLMGFLKEQRENAASASEPDEPSSDAEESLGDGMCCDGKREDTNAARSDESHEDPLPEPTSKLLQAEAAVESAPQWPEVRQRKRLVPDLHVIFAPPVAPVDLDRRCLPSPPLRLLSVDEASDCTSFTSSSDPPTPTQSHPGNLQTSKRRRRKAGLRALRFIKQHSFSQHAVFCLLSGRPLVVMGGDEGLVRKLVDALSLFVPSPGHDGGAVMPCLTTPLQLTDLLTWRLIGIHRSSSSSSSAVLQSLNQYRRYLALLDLDKRTLQCPSYAGSLLATLADPHTGISRGITYLQHLESCLSALANRALLHTFGMAPSHLNTAAGLGGTEEDGLQTGLRRSDGDLRVMNFLSELIKQQHVGRGPPVLMFTYSSVQLHRNTTNE, encoded by the exons ATGATCGGCTCGCCGGACCTGCTGGCCTTCACCAGCGCGGATGAGTTCGAGGAGGGCGGACGTGAGCAGGGTCTCCCCGAGGAGCTGTCGGTGCCCCTCTCACCCCCGCGTGACCCCTGGAGCACCAAGGCGCAGTTTCACCGAGACTTCATCCTGGTGGCGGAATTCTCCGAACAG GTGGGTCCAAAGCCTGTTCTCACCATACCAGACGATCAGCGCGTCATCGGTTCATTCGACCTCAATCACTTCTCCGTTCGCATCATGTCGGTGGACTACCAGGCGTCGGGCCCCGGCCTCACCCCTCCTACCTCACCTGGTCCCCGCCTGAACTTCAGCGAGGACTCCAAGGTGATCCTGGGAGACTCGGCGGAGGACGCGTTTGTGTATGTACACCATGTGACCCTGTATGACCTGGAGACTCGGGGCATGGTGCGACCTTTCTGCATGGCCTACATTTGCTCGGACCAGATGAAGCTGATGGAGAACTTCTGCGAGCTGTCGGCGGGCTTCTCTCAGGCGTCCGAGAGCCTCAAGACGGGAAACAGACAAGCGTTTtcatcagagctgcagaggaagCTGCAGGAGCTCGA GTACAGACGGAGGACTCTGCTCCAGGATGGAAACGGCTCCACAGAAGGTGGAAGGAAAAGCGATGATCTTGAAGGTGTAGAAAGGTCCATCCTGAATAACAGAGAGCTCCTTCGTCAGGTTATGTCTTACCCAAACAGGAAGCTCGGGGAGCCGGACTTCCTGCCTTACGATCCTGCTGACTCCCTCACAGATCCCACCGCCCTTCTTCCAGTTGAGCCCTGCCCCTCCTCCCTGCTCACCTCCATAACGTCAGAGCGCTCTCTGAAGCCGTTACAGGAACTCTGCAACGACTACTTCCTGTCCCTGATGAAGGAGCAGTTAGTGGATACCGAACGCCGTCTGCGCCGTGACAGGAGCGTCCTGAGAACCACCAGCATCACCCAGTCACTGTCCAGGAAGCTGAGGCtcacaaacttcctgtttgaggcgTGGAGTCCAGAAGATGCAGACGAGGATGAAGGAAAAGGTGCGGATGCGGCGACTCACAGAGCCGCGGGGGGCAAGAGCAGCCCTGAAGACATTTACTCTGAACCCAACCGCAAGGAGGTGTTCTTCTCCTGCGTGGAGGAGCTGCCAATCAAACTGGAGGCTGGAGAAGCAGGAAGGGTGACCCCTGACCCCTCCGCCACTGAAATGACAGGGAGCGTGAGCAGCGGCGACAGCATCGAAGTGCTGGGGACGGAAAAGTCTTATCGGACTCAGCCGGGCGTGGTCGGCTCGGTCAGGAGAG AAGTGCAGCTGGGCAGGGTGGATGTCTGCCTCCGGCATGCAGCAGTGGACACAGGTGTCAGGCGTGTGCAGGCCAGTGCCAAACGTGCCAACAGCGAGGACAGCATCGAAGTGCTGAGCACCACCGAGTCCATAATCCCTGAAGACCTCACCGCCATCACagaggaggaagcagaggctcTTTCTCTCACCAACGGCTTCGGAAACGAGGACTGCTCACTGATGGGGTTCCTCAAGGAGCAGAGGGAGAACGCTGCTTCTGCTTCAGAGCCTGATGAACCGTCCAGTGACGCAGAGGAGTCTTTGGGAGATGGGATGTGCTGTGACGGCAAGAGGGAGGATACGAATGCAGCGAGGAGCGACGAAAGCCATGAAGATCCCCTTCCAGAGCCGACGTCCAAACTGCTGCAAG CTGAAGCAGCGGTGGAGTCTGCGCCGCAGTGGCCGGAGGTCCGCCAAAGGAAGAGGCTGGTGCCTGACCTCCATGTGATCTTTGCCCCGCCTGTTGCCCCTGTAGACCTCGACCGTAGATGCCTGCCGTCCCCCCCTCTGAGGCTGCTGAGCGTGGACGAGGCATCGGACTGCACCAGCTTTACCAGCTCCTCCGACCCGCCCACCCCCACCCAAAGCCACCCCGGGAACCTTCAGACCAgcaagaggaggagaaggaaagCCGGCCTGAGAGCCCTCAGGTTCATCAAGCAGCACTCGTTTTCCCAGCATGCCGTGTTTTGTCTGCTGAGCGGCCGGCCGCTGGTTGTAATGGGAGGAGACGAGGGTTTGGTGAGGAAGCTCGTGGACGCTCTGAGCCTCTTCGTGCCGTCCCCGGGCCACGACGGGGGCGCAGTGATGCCGTGTTTGACCACGCCCCTTCAGCTGACAGACCTGCTCACCTGGAGACTCATAGGAATTCACAG ATCTTCTTCCAGCTCCTCATCTGCCGTTCTTCAGTCTCTGAATCAGTACAGGCGTTATCTGGCTCTGCTGGACCTGGACAAGAGAACGCTGCAGTGTCCGTCCTACGCCGGCTCGCTCCTCGCCACTTTAGCCGACCCTCACACGGGCATCAGCAGAGGCATCACCTACCTGCAGCATTTGGAGAGCTGCCTGTCTGCACTGGCCAACAGAGCCCTGCTGCACACTTTTGGAATGGCGCCGTCTCATCTGAACACGGCAGCAGGACTCGGAGGGACCGAGGAGGACGGGCTGCAGACAGGGCTACGCAGAAGTGACGGCGACCTGAGAGTGATGAACTTCCTGTCCGAGCTCATCAAGCAGCAGCATGTGGGCCGAGGACCTCCAGTCCTCATGTTTACTTACAGCTCAGTGCAGCTCCACAGAAACACAACGAATGAATGA
- the alkbh5 gene encoding RNA demethylase ALKBH5, producing the protein MAASGYYDLREKLKSMTPHRDDYKNKYAHGTSNGSRKDRKRKYRESDDEEYEHSDDSAELREQEARRVSSSIQQRSIFTPEECARIEEKIDEVVANGEAGLYREHTVDRAPLRNKYFFGEGYTYGAQLEKRGPGQERLYRKGEVDDIPGWVHELVIKPLVSNGVIPEGFVNSAVINDYQPGGCIVSHVDPLHIFARPIVSVSFFSDSALCFGCRFQFKPIRVSEPVFVLPVRRGSVTVLSGYAADEITHCIRPQDIKERRAVIILRKTRPDAPRLDSDSPLNSSLKARPTPLKAKRSHRKADPDAAHRPRVLEMDKEENRRPSLSHQHRHSLSSENYWRRDQDHDEHRESSGRKVKMSRH; encoded by the exons ATGGCAGCTAGCGGATACTATGACCTGAGGGAGAAGCTGAAGTCCATGACTCCACACAGAGAcgactacaaaaataaatacgcGCACGGGACGAGCAACGGCAGCCGCAAAGACCGCAAGCGAAAGTACAGGGAGTCCGATGACGAGGAGTACGAGCACAGCGACGACAGCGCCGAGCTGCGGGAGCAGGAGGCCCGGCGGGTGAGCAGCAGCATCCAGCAGAGGAGCATCTTCACCCCGGAGGAATGCGCCCGCATCGAGGAGAAGATCGACGAGGTGGTCGCCAACGGGGAGGCGGGACTGTACCGCGAGCACACGGTGGACCGGGCGCCGCTTCGCAACAAGTACTTCTTCGGGGAGGGCTACACGTACGGGGCGCAGCTGGAGAAGCGCGGGCCGGGCCAGGAGCGGCTGTACCGCAAAGGAGAGGTGGACGACATCCCCGGCTGGGTGCACGAGTTGGTGATCAAGCCGCTGGTGTCCAACGGGGTGATTCCTGAGGGATTTGTCAACAGCGCTGTGATCAATGATTACCAGCCGGGGGGCTGCATTGTGTCCCATGTAGATCCTCTGCACATCTTCGCTCGGCCCATCGTCTCCGTGTCCTTCTTCAGTGACAGCGCGCTCTGCTTCGGCTGTCGCTTCCAGTTCAAACCAATCCGGGTGTCCGAACCAGTGTTCGTCCTTCCTGTGAGGAGAGGAAGTGTCACAGTCCTCAG TGGCTATGCAGCTGATGAGATTACCCACTGCATTCGACCCCAGGATATCAAAGAGCGACGTGCAGTAATCATCCTCAGAAA GACTAGACCGGACGCCCCTCGGCTAGACTCCGACAGCCCTTTAAACTCCTCGTTGAAGGCAAGACCTACTCCACTAAAAGCCAAACGCTCTCATCGCAAAGCAGATCCTGATGCTGCTCACAG GCCACGAGTCCTGGAGATGGATAAGGAGGAGAACAGACGTCCGTCCCTTTCCCACCAGCATCGCCACAGCCTCAGCTCAGAGAACTACTGGAGGCGCGACCAGGACCACGACGAACACCGAGAGAGCTCAGGCCGCAAAGTCAAAATGAGCCGCCATTGA
- the mief2 gene encoding mitochondrial dynamics protein MID49 codes for MNFQGGRRRGEEGIAVVLDFLLSNARLVLGVGGAALLGIATLAVKRFIERAGRAAEDEKVEQKMAESWEELSRVSASPTMIRKGIEGVVLKHVAKATRQQKADLCQKPEVSSPEVEPKPESKPNRIQLCVLSLQERLQQYCSTRAVLPPQEVQRAQSLALDICTEIQGFLHSRHPDMPLGEMSLGGSLLDDLQVVSADHACLLVPLQLEGSLWRLIPGEETLLTHPLHWMVRRLNLEYFPRGRSYWDRYLVGGYLSAEAVVNMFSKAVMETVNWPVISSTLDCLVRPVLGGPDLRLEIRPGSEKAAESCDQPLFISVLPILREEDVVLTAQPELTSPWVNAWHLSLYPWETQRLVQLDTADDGCRRQTVKILKAVCRLNPALRALEAAPLTNLVLHLSDSESDWSQDGLHVRFQQCITELIGYLEQGVLHSYFKPAVNLLSNLSEDQVDQMGFMLYCAISEPEILLI; via the exons ATGAACTTCCAGGGCGGTCGCAGGAGAGGTGAAGAAGGCATCGCCGTGGTTCTTGATTTCCTGCTGTCCAACGCCCGACTGGTTCTTGGAGTTGGAGGGGCGGCCTTGTTGGGCATTGCTACACTGGCAGTGAAACGA TTCATAGAGCGCGCCGGCCGTGCAGCAGAAGATGAAAAAGTGGAGCAGAAGATGGCCGAGAGCTGGGAGGAGCTGAGTAGGGTCTCTGCTTCCCCAACCATGATTAGGAAGGGCATTGAGGGTGTGGTGCTGAAGCATGTTGCCAAGGCAACCAGGCAGCAGAAAG CTGATCTCTGCCAAAAACCAGAGGTGTCGTCTCCTGAAGTGGAGCCTAAACCAGAATCAAAACCTAACAGAATTCAGCTGTGTGTGCTCAGTTTGCAG GAGCGTCTACAGCAGTACTGCAGCACGAGGGCGGTCCTTCCTCCACAGGAAGTCCAGAGAGCCCAGTCTCTGGCTCTGGACATCTGCACGGAGATCCAGGGCTTTCTTCACAGCCGTCATCCAGACATGCCTTTGGGAGAAATGAGCCTGGGCGGTTCTCTGCTGGATGACCTTCAG gtGGTCAGCGCAGACCACGCGTGTCTGCTGGTTCCCCTACAGCTGGAAGGCTCTCTGTGGCGCCTCATCCCGGGGGAAGAGACTCTCCTCACACACCCTCTGCACTGGATGGTCCGACGGCTAAATTTGGAATATTTTCCTAGAGGACGCAGTTACTGGGACAG ATACCTAGTGGGGGGTTACCTGTCTGCAGAAGCAGTGGTGAACATGTTCAGCAAGGCGGTCATGGAGACGGTGAACTGGCCGGTAATCAGCAGCACTTTGGACTGTCTCGTCAGACCTGTTCTTGGAGGACCAGATCTGAGGCTGGAGATCCG gCCTGGAAGTGAAAAAGCGGCTGAAAGCTGCGATCAGCCCCTGTTCATTTCGGTGTTGCCCATCCTGAGGGAGGAGGACGTGGTCCTGACAGCTCAGCCCGAGCTCACCTCTCCCTGGGTGAATGCCTGGCATCTTTCCCTTTACCCCTGGGAGACTCAGCGTCTAGTTCAGCTGGACACCGCTGACGACGGCTGCCGCAGACAAACTGTTAAAATCCTGAAGGCCGTGTGCCGACTGAACCCTGCACTGCGAGCGCTGGAGGCCGCCCCGCTGACCAACCTCGTCCTGCACCTAAGTGACAGTGAGAGCGACTGGTCCCAGGACGGCCTCCACGTGCGCTTCCAGCAGTGCATTACAGAGCTGATCGGCTACCTCGAGCAAGGCGTGTTGCACAGTTACTTCAAACCAGCCGTCAACCTCCTGAGCAACTTGTCAGAGGACCAGGTGGACCAGATGGGATTCATGCTCTATTGTGCCATATCAGAGCCTGAAATATTGCTCATATAA